In a single window of the Chionomys nivalis chromosome 11, mChiNiv1.1, whole genome shotgun sequence genome:
- the Tp73 gene encoding tumor protein p73 isoform X1: MSRSVGEMTQSTSSSPGEGATFEHLWSSLEPDSTYFDLPQPSRGNSEAVGSEETSMDVFHLPGMVSGVMAQFNLLSSAMDQMGSRAAPASPYTPEHAASAPTHSPYAQPSSTFDTMSPAPVIPSNTDYPGPHHFEVTFQQSSTAKSATWTYSPLLKKLYCQIAKTCPIQIKVSTPPPPGTAIRAMPVYKKAEHVTDIVKRCPNHELGRDFNEGQSAPASHLIRVEGNNLSQYVDDPVTGRQSVVVPYEPPQVGTEFTTILYNFMCNSSCVGGMNRRPILVIITLETRDGQVLGRRSFEGRICACPGRDRKADEDHYREQQALNESTTKNGAGSKRAFKQSPPAIPALGANVKKRRHGDEDMFYMHVRGRENFEILMKVKESLELMELVPQPLVDSYRQQQQQQLLQRPSHLQSSSYGPVLSPINKVHGGVNKLPSVNQLVGQPPPHSSAAGPNLGPMGSGMLNSHSHTMTANGEMNGGHSSQTMVSGSHCTPPPPYHADPSLVSFLTGLGCPNCIECFTSQGLQSIYHLQNLTIEDLGALKIPDQYRMTIWRGLQDLKQSHDCGQQLLRTSSNAATISIGGSGELQRQRVMEAVHFRVRHTITIPNRGGPGGVTGPDEWADFGFDLPDCKSRKQPIKEEFTETESH; this comes from the exons aTGAGCCGCAGCgtgggagagatgactcagtccacctcttcctcccctgGCGAGGGAGCTACCTTTGAGCATCTGTGGAGTTCTCT GGAGCCAGACAGCACCTACTTCGACCTTCCCCAGCCCAGCAGGGGGAATAGCGAGGCAGTGGGCAGCGAGGAGACCAGCATGGATGTCTTCCACCTGCCAGGCATGGTGAGTGGGGTG ATG GCCCAGTTCAATTTGCTCAGCAGCGCCATGGACCAGATGGGCAGCCGCGCGGCCCCGGCCAGCCCCTACACCCCGGAGCACGCTGCCAGCGCACCCACCCACTCGCCCTACGCGCAGCCCAGCTCCACTTTCGACACCATGTCTCCAGCGCCTGTCATCCCTTCCAACACTGACTACCCTGGCCCCCACCACTTCGAGGTCACCTTCCAGCAGTCCAGCACAGCCAAGTCAGCCACCTGGACG TACTCCCCACTTTTGAAGAAGTTGTATTGTCAGATTGCCAAGACGTGCCCTATCCAGATCAAGGTGTCCACGCCGCCACCCCCGGGCACGGCCATCAGAGCCATGCCTGTCTACAAGAAGGCAGAGCATGTGACTGACATCGTTAAGCGCTGCCCCAACCACGAGCTTGGCAGGGACTTCAATGAAG GACAGTCTGCCCCGGCTAGCCACCTCATCCGAGTAGAAGGCAACAACCTCTCCCAGTATGTGGATGACCCTGTCACTGGCAGGCAAAGCGTGGTTGTACCCTACGAACCCCCACAG GTGGGGACAGAATTCACCACCATCCTGTACAACTTCATGTGTAACAGCAGCTGCGTAGGGGGAATGAACCGGAGGCCTATCCTCGTTATCATCACCTTGGAGACCCGGGA TGGACAGGTTCTGGGCCGCCGGTCTTTTGAGGGTCGCATCTGCGCCTGCCCTGGCCGTGACCGCAAAGCTGATGAAGACCACTACCGCGAGCAGCAGGCCCTGAATGAGAGCACCACAAAGAATGGGGCTGGCAGTAAACGTG CATTCAAGCAGAGCCCTCCCGCCATCCCGGCCCTGGGTGCTAACGTGAAGAAGAGGAGGCATGGGGATGAGGACATGTTCTACATGCAT GTGCGAGGCCGGGAGAACTTTGAGATCTTGATGAAAGTCAAGGAGAGCCTCGAACTGATGGAACTTGTACCACAGCCTCTGGTCGACTCCTAtcgacagcagcagcagcagcagctcctaCAGAGGCC GAGTCACCTGCAGTCGTCATCCTATGGGCCCGTCCTCTCCCCGATAAACAAGGTACACGGTGGCGTCAACAAACTGCCCTCCGTCAACCAGCTGGTGGGCCAGCCTCCACCACACAGCTCGGCAGCTGGGCCCAACCTGGGACCCATGG GCTCCGGGATGCTCAACAGTCATAGCCACACCATGACGGCCAACGGTGAGATGAACGGCGGCCACAGCTCCCAGACCATGGTTTCGGGGTCACACTGCACCCCACCACCCCCCTATCACGCAGACCCAAGCCTCGTCAG TTTTTTAACAGGATTGGGGTGTCCAAACTGCATCGAATGTTTCACCTCCCAAGGGTTACAGAGCATCTACCACCTGCAGAACCTCACCATAGAG GACCTCGGGGCCCTGAAAATCCCCGATCAGTACCGCATGACCATCTGGAGGGGCCtgcaggacctgaagcagagcCATGACTGTGGGCAGCAATTGCTTCGCACCAGCAGCAATGCAGCCACCATCTCCATCGGTGGCTCTGGCGAGCTTCAGCGGCAGCGCGTCATGGAAGCTGTCCATTTCCGCGTACGCCACACCATCACCATCCCTAACCGCGGAGGCCCAGGTGGGGTGA
- the Tp73 gene encoding tumor protein p73 isoform X2, producing the protein MSRSVGEMTQSTSSSPGEGATFEHLWSSLEPDSTYFDLPQPSRGNSEAVGSEETSMDVFHLPGMAQFNLLSSAMDQMGSRAAPASPYTPEHAASAPTHSPYAQPSSTFDTMSPAPVIPSNTDYPGPHHFEVTFQQSSTAKSATWTYSPLLKKLYCQIAKTCPIQIKVSTPPPPGTAIRAMPVYKKAEHVTDIVKRCPNHELGRDFNEGQSAPASHLIRVEGNNLSQYVDDPVTGRQSVVVPYEPPQVGTEFTTILYNFMCNSSCVGGMNRRPILVIITLETRDGQVLGRRSFEGRICACPGRDRKADEDHYREQQALNESTTKNGAGSKRAFKQSPPAIPALGANVKKRRHGDEDMFYMHVRGRENFEILMKVKESLELMELVPQPLVDSYRQQQQQQLLQRPSHLQSSSYGPVLSPINKVHGGVNKLPSVNQLVGQPPPHSSAAGPNLGPMGSGMLNSHSHTMTANGEMNGGHSSQTMVSGSHCTPPPPYHADPSLVSFLTGLGCPNCIECFTSQGLQSIYHLQNLTIEDLGALKIPDQYRMTIWRGLQDLKQSHDCGQQLLRTSSNAATISIGGSGELQRQRVMEAVHFRVRHTITIPNRGGPGGVTGPDEWADFGFDLPDCKSRKQPIKEEFTETESH; encoded by the exons aTGAGCCGCAGCgtgggagagatgactcagtccacctcttcctcccctgGCGAGGGAGCTACCTTTGAGCATCTGTGGAGTTCTCT GGAGCCAGACAGCACCTACTTCGACCTTCCCCAGCCCAGCAGGGGGAATAGCGAGGCAGTGGGCAGCGAGGAGACCAGCATGGATGTCTTCCACCTGCCAGGCATG GCCCAGTTCAATTTGCTCAGCAGCGCCATGGACCAGATGGGCAGCCGCGCGGCCCCGGCCAGCCCCTACACCCCGGAGCACGCTGCCAGCGCACCCACCCACTCGCCCTACGCGCAGCCCAGCTCCACTTTCGACACCATGTCTCCAGCGCCTGTCATCCCTTCCAACACTGACTACCCTGGCCCCCACCACTTCGAGGTCACCTTCCAGCAGTCCAGCACAGCCAAGTCAGCCACCTGGACG TACTCCCCACTTTTGAAGAAGTTGTATTGTCAGATTGCCAAGACGTGCCCTATCCAGATCAAGGTGTCCACGCCGCCACCCCCGGGCACGGCCATCAGAGCCATGCCTGTCTACAAGAAGGCAGAGCATGTGACTGACATCGTTAAGCGCTGCCCCAACCACGAGCTTGGCAGGGACTTCAATGAAG GACAGTCTGCCCCGGCTAGCCACCTCATCCGAGTAGAAGGCAACAACCTCTCCCAGTATGTGGATGACCCTGTCACTGGCAGGCAAAGCGTGGTTGTACCCTACGAACCCCCACAG GTGGGGACAGAATTCACCACCATCCTGTACAACTTCATGTGTAACAGCAGCTGCGTAGGGGGAATGAACCGGAGGCCTATCCTCGTTATCATCACCTTGGAGACCCGGGA TGGACAGGTTCTGGGCCGCCGGTCTTTTGAGGGTCGCATCTGCGCCTGCCCTGGCCGTGACCGCAAAGCTGATGAAGACCACTACCGCGAGCAGCAGGCCCTGAATGAGAGCACCACAAAGAATGGGGCTGGCAGTAAACGTG CATTCAAGCAGAGCCCTCCCGCCATCCCGGCCCTGGGTGCTAACGTGAAGAAGAGGAGGCATGGGGATGAGGACATGTTCTACATGCAT GTGCGAGGCCGGGAGAACTTTGAGATCTTGATGAAAGTCAAGGAGAGCCTCGAACTGATGGAACTTGTACCACAGCCTCTGGTCGACTCCTAtcgacagcagcagcagcagcagctcctaCAGAGGCC GAGTCACCTGCAGTCGTCATCCTATGGGCCCGTCCTCTCCCCGATAAACAAGGTACACGGTGGCGTCAACAAACTGCCCTCCGTCAACCAGCTGGTGGGCCAGCCTCCACCACACAGCTCGGCAGCTGGGCCCAACCTGGGACCCATGG GCTCCGGGATGCTCAACAGTCATAGCCACACCATGACGGCCAACGGTGAGATGAACGGCGGCCACAGCTCCCAGACCATGGTTTCGGGGTCACACTGCACCCCACCACCCCCCTATCACGCAGACCCAAGCCTCGTCAG TTTTTTAACAGGATTGGGGTGTCCAAACTGCATCGAATGTTTCACCTCCCAAGGGTTACAGAGCATCTACCACCTGCAGAACCTCACCATAGAG GACCTCGGGGCCCTGAAAATCCCCGATCAGTACCGCATGACCATCTGGAGGGGCCtgcaggacctgaagcagagcCATGACTGTGGGCAGCAATTGCTTCGCACCAGCAGCAATGCAGCCACCATCTCCATCGGTGGCTCTGGCGAGCTTCAGCGGCAGCGCGTCATGGAAGCTGTCCATTTCCGCGTACGCCACACCATCACCATCCCTAACCGCGGAGGCCCAGGTGGGGTGA